A window from Thiosulfatimonas sediminis encodes these proteins:
- the hpf gene encoding ribosome hibernation-promoting factor, HPF/YfiA family, translating into MQVNITGHHIDVTDALRSYVSEKLEKLERHFDHVTNVHVILTVNKQAQIAEATVHVSGADLFAQQESENMYASIDGLVDKLDRQIIKHKEKIGNHQKKSGGVKNMVAEA; encoded by the coding sequence ATGCAAGTCAACATCACAGGCCACCACATCGACGTAACTGATGCCCTTCGTAGCTATGTTTCGGAAAAACTTGAAAAACTAGAACGCCATTTTGATCATGTCACCAATGTTCATGTGATTTTAACCGTTAACAAGCAGGCACAAATTGCTGAAGCAACGGTTCATGTTTCTGGTGCGGATCTGTTTGCCCAGCAAGAATCGGAAAATATGTATGCATCAATTGACGGCTTAGTTGATAAATTAGATCGCCAAATTATCAAGCACAAAGAAAAAATTGGTAACCACCAAAAGAAATCTGGTGGAGTCAAAAACATGGTTGCAGAAGCTTAA